In Haliscomenobacter hydrossis DSM 1100, the DNA window AACAAAGTCAAAAAGGTGCTTAAAAAAATCCAGTTGAACATTGACCAGTCTATCCCGTTAAAACTGCCTTGTTGCACCAGACTCAGTCCAATATACCCGACTCCATAGGCCAAAAAAATGTAAAAAATGGTGAAAAAATACTGGTTCCAATCGCGGGTATCTACGTTGGTCAACAAAATGACTACCCCGATGAGGGTTTGCAAAAAAGCAAATTCAAAACCAGAACTGGAGAGAAAAGTGGCCAATAAGACAATCATCAAATGCGTAAAAAGGGCGATCCATTTGTCGTAGAAGGTTTTGACCAAAATGGGTACAATCCCAAAGGGAATGATGTACACACTCAAGGCATCGATGCGCGTGATGATGAAGACCAAATAGGCAAATAAGGGAAACCAGCAAAACAAAAAGACGAGTTCGTACCAGTTCTCGAACAGGGGGCGGCAAAACAAGAACAAAAACCCGGCAAACAATCCAATTACGAGTCCGCTGAGCACAAAATAGCCGAGGTAAATGCCTGAGCTACGTTGGATTACTTCTTGTTCGTAATGTTCTTTTAAACTTTCGAGTTTTAAAAATACCGTCTCGCTGATTGGGCCAAAACGCGGTACCACCAATTCTCCTTTGCGCACCATGCCGTTAAATTTGACCACCCCATCGATCATTTCATTGCGGGCTTGCTCGGAATTGGGTCGGTCATAAAAAATGTTGGGACTTACACAATCCGTCAGTATGGCGTATAAAAACTCGGCATCGGGCAAATTGCTTTTTTGCAAAGTATCCGAAATGGCCAGGTGGGCCTTGTTTTTGGTATGGAGATTATATAAGGTTTTTTCTTGAGCAGTATTGCCTACCAATACATTGACCACAAAATTTTTGTCTTCGTTTTGGTGTTCTGATTCCAATTCAATTACGCCACGGCTATAAGTTTTTTGCAGGTATTGGGTACCAAATTTTTGGTAAATCTGTGGATTGCGGCGTACATCCTTGAATTGGCCCTTTTCCAGATTTTTCAGTTGGAGGGCAAAGCGTTGGTCGAACTTGCGCAAATTGCGGACGGCAATGCTATCGTCCAGGCGATAAAAGGGCGAAAAATCGTCAGTAATGGATTTTATTTCGGCGTTGAGGGCCTTGTCCGGCTTCTTGATGGCAAAATCAAAGGGGGCAACCAGGTCTTCGTAATTCCAGATTTGCCCTTGCTCATAGCTGTATTTAAAACGGGTATGGGTGGGAAACAAAAAGCTGATGAAGACGATGATGCCTACAATGAAGAGATGCTGGAGTGTACCCCGTAAATAGCCGCGTATTTTTTGCCATAGATTCATGGGGTAAAAATAAGGTTCTAATTCTATTTCAAGTCGATTGTAGGGGTTTAATTCAGTTTGGAAGTTAACCCAAGATTAATTTTGAAAAAACCACTCCAAAAACTTGCACAATCATTTTTTTTTTTGATATTTGCCTCAACAAAATACAACACAATATTTAAGACTTACAAGAGGGAATAACCTATTCTATCCCAGTGGAGGGATTATCCTGCCTTCAGGAAACACAATCTTTTTTAGTTCACAGCGTGCCTTATAATCAATGACTTAGTTATAGCGCTCCTGCCCGGATTTGCCTATGACTAAGCTGGAATTCCTACGCTTGTACTCCATCTACACCATGCTGAATGGTGCTGGAATGGTAAGTTTATTGCTGTAATACCAAACAAGAATTAAACCTTGACAAATCATGATCAAGACGAGAACCCGTAGTTTTTTTGTGAGCCTGTTATTGCTCATGAGTTTGCTTGGCTTTGGACAAGGCATCGGCTCCCCTTCGGGAGGAAGTCCAGGTGTTTGCCCGGGAACGAGTGTAACCCTGAATCAAGCCTTAACTTCGCCATTAGACTACGCCTACGAATATTGGGACGGAGAAGGTTGGGTATGTTGTTTTGGGAACAACCAGCTACCGTATAATTTTTCGGTTCCCTCCACGGGTCAATTGATTGAAATACGGCGAAAATACACCGATGGTGCCACCATTGTCAAGACGGAGTCTCTGGGTACTTTTTACAGTCCGGTAACGCCAGTTATCGGCACAACGGTAGGTGTTCCCTGTAATCAGAATGATGGCTCCATCACGGTTAGTGACCATTCCAATAACTATGGGGCCATGCCCCGTACCTTTCAATTGTACAACTCGGCAGGCACTTTGTTGAGTGCTGCTACGATTGGTGGCAATACCCATACCTTTAACAACTTAGGGTCGGGTACTTATCGAGTAAAAATTTTAACAGCATGCCCTGCTGTTCAATCCGAAACAACGGTGAATGTAGGTGGCGCGGTCAGCCCGGCTATTGAAGGTGTTACCAACTTATGTCTTGGTTATGGCACCCAACTCAGCGCCAGTGGTGGAACCAGCTATCTATGGAGCAATGGCTCAACTTCCAGTTCCATCAACCTTAGCCCTACTGCAGCGGGCAGCTATACTTACTCCGTAACGGTGACCAATGGAACTTGCAGTGCGGTGCGCAGCCACACCCTCACCGTCAACCCCTCCCCCTCGGCCAGCATCAGTGGCCCTGCGGGTGCCTGTTACAATGGCAGCATTGCGCTGAGTGCATCCGGCGGGGGAACTTACAGTTGGAGTACGGGTGCAAGTACCGCGAGCATCAATGTTGCTGCGCTGCAAAACACCCAGAGTTTTACGGTTACGGTGAGCAACAGTTATGGCTGCAAGAGATCAGAGAGCAAAACGGTTACAGTCTATGCGCCGCCCAGTCTGGATGGGACTTTGAGTGTTTGTGCAGGTCAGGCAGCTACCTTGAGTGTCACGGGTGGATCGAGTTACAGTTGGAACACGGGTGAAACTACCGCTAGCATTAGCCCTTATCCGAGCAGCACGAGCATCTACCGGGTCACGGTGAGCGATCCGAATGCCTGCACCTATGTGCTGTCCAAAACAGTGAGTGTAAGCAACCTTCCAGATGTGCGCATCAGCGGCCCCAACACGACCTGTGCGGGCCAAAATGTGAGTTTGACGGCCTTTGGCGGCTCGTCGTACCTATGGAGTACCGGCGCCAATACCGCCACAATCAATGTAAGCCCTGGTTCGACCACCACGTATACCGTCACGGTGAGTAGCAGTGGTGGTTGTGTGGGTAGTGCCAGTCAGGTAATCAGTGTCCATCCGCTTCCCCTCGGGAACATTGCGGGTGCCAGCAGTGTGTGCCCCGGCCAAAGCACAACCCTCAGTGCCAGTGGCGGCAGTACTTATGCCTGGAATACGGGCGCAAGCAGCGCTGCGCTTGAGGTGAGCCCCACCCAAAACACCAACT includes these proteins:
- a CDS encoding HD family phosphohydrolase, producing MNLWQKIRGYLRGTLQHLFIVGIIVFISFLFPTHTRFKYSYEQGQIWNYEDLVAPFDFAIKKPDKALNAEIKSITDDFSPFYRLDDSIAVRNLRKFDQRFALQLKNLEKGQFKDVRRNPQIYQKFGTQYLQKTYSRGVIELESEHQNEDKNFVVNVLVGNTAQEKTLYNLHTKNKAHLAISDTLQKSNLPDAEFLYAILTDCVSPNIFYDRPNSEQARNEMIDGVVKFNGMVRKGELVVPRFGPISETVFLKLESLKEHYEQEVIQRSSGIYLGYFVLSGLVIGLFAGFLFLFCRPLFENWYELVFLFCWFPLFAYLVFIITRIDALSVYIIPFGIVPILVKTFYDKWIALFTHLMIVLLATFLSSSGFEFAFLQTLIGVVILLTNVDTRDWNQYFFTIFYIFLAYGVGYIGLSLVQQGSFNGIDWSMFNWIFLSTFLTLLANPLIPLLERLFGFTSSVALTELSDLNRPLLQELAIKAPGTLQHSLQVANLAEAAARRIGANHLLVRVAALYHDIGKTVQPEYFIENQGDSNPHGLLPYRESARVIINHVPQGVEIARQYRLPKVLIDFIRTHHGTTLVEYFYRKEKDANPDEIVEEMDFRYPGPKPRSKEESVLMLADSIEAAAKASLKNPGPGDIQSLVERIVAGKLSNKQLEDSALTFSDLEKCKVVFLQILRSVYHARIEYPSEK